From Cyanobium sp. Tous-M-B4, the proteins below share one genomic window:
- a CDS encoding isoprenylcysteine carboxylmethyltransferase family protein produces the protein MPKFQPERWGLSWGGWLDNRHGEWWLLAQLALIAAHLLPPWPAPGAWGYAWPLPLALAGALLLLLGLVLAVQAFWGLGSSLTPLPDPIPGAPLVTSGPYGRCRHPLYQAVLFCSLGVSLALGSLLHLALLLALVAVLGGKARREERALELAYPDYATYRARTPAIIPRLPWLDWRVL, from the coding sequence TTGCCGAAATTCCAACCTGAGCGCTGGGGCCTGAGTTGGGGGGGCTGGCTAGACAACCGCCACGGTGAGTGGTGGCTGCTCGCCCAGCTGGCCCTGATTGCTGCCCACCTGCTGCCGCCTTGGCCTGCCCCGGGCGCCTGGGGTTATGCCTGGCCCCTGCCCCTAGCCCTGGCTGGCGCCCTTTTGCTGCTGCTCGGGCTGGTGCTGGCGGTCCAGGCGTTCTGGGGGCTGGGCTCCAGCCTTACGCCCCTGCCTGATCCGATTCCTGGTGCCCCATTGGTGACAAGCGGGCCCTACGGCCGTTGCCGTCACCCCCTTTATCAAGCGGTGCTGTTTTGTTCCCTGGGGGTGAGTTTGGCCCTGGGCAGCCTGCTGCATCTGGCCTTGCTGCTGGCCCTGGTGGCCGTGCTGGGCGGAAAGGCGCGCCGCGAGGAGCGGGCCCTTGAGCTGGCCTATCCCGATTACGCCACCTACCGGGCCCGCACACCGGCAATCATTCCCCGTCTTCCCTGGCTCGACTGGCGAGTGCTGTGA
- a CDS encoding phosphoketolase, translated as MNIEQRTRTMAEQLQRLDAWWRAANYLAVGMIYLQDNPLLSEPLQPAHIKSRLLGHWGSSPGQSFIWAHANRVIRSHDLDMIYLSGPGHGAPGVLAPTYLDGSYSEIYPDKSTDAAGMQRFLKQFSFPGHIGSHCTPETPGSIHEGGELGYVLSHACGAVFDNPSLIALACVGDGEAETGPLATSWHINKFLNPASDGAVLPVLHLNGYKIANPTLLARIPREELASLMRGYGWEPLFVEGSEPMAMHQAMAAAMDSAINRIQEVQAEARRSGDPSNVSRPRWPMIVLRSPKGWTGPAELNGKKLEGFWRSHQVPLPDPKRDPAQLVQLEAWLHSYRPGELFDGQGSLIAELRALSPIGQRRMGSNPHANGGLLRRRLHLPPIKNYAVPVEQPGRHEAENTAPLGELLRDAIALNPNSVRVFGPDETASNRLQAIYEVSKKVWMEEFLPEDLNGSELSRSGRVVEMLSEHTLVGMMEGYLLTGRHGFFHTYEAFAHVIASMFNQHAKWLESCIHHAPWRAPISPWNCLISSTVWRQDHNGFTHQDPGFIDLAGNKSGEVVRVYLPADANSLLAVAEQALQETNVCNIIVSDKQKHLQYLTLEQARAHVAKGIGLWSWASNDECGTEPDEPDVVMACAGDIPTKETLAAVEILRREIPSLKIRVLNVVKLFALTTPSEHPHGLSDRDFDSLFTTNQPVIFNFHGYPWLIHRLTYHRTNHVNFHVRGYKEKGNINTPLELAMNNQIDRFNLVIDVIDRVAGLGSRAAHVKERMKEAILANRAHAHEHGMDAEDVTNWRWNPLPTAAHAGELLQ; from the coding sequence CTGAATATTGAGCAGAGGACGCGGACAATGGCAGAGCAACTGCAGCGTCTTGATGCTTGGTGGCGGGCCGCCAACTACTTAGCGGTGGGGATGATCTACCTGCAGGACAACCCCCTGCTGAGCGAACCGCTCCAACCTGCCCACATCAAAAGTCGGCTGCTGGGGCATTGGGGCTCGAGCCCGGGTCAATCCTTTATCTGGGCCCATGCCAACCGGGTGATCCGGTCCCACGACCTCGACATGATTTATCTGTCGGGCCCGGGCCATGGCGCCCCTGGGGTACTGGCACCCACCTACCTCGATGGCTCCTACAGCGAGATCTATCCCGACAAGTCGACGGATGCTGCCGGCATGCAGCGCTTCCTTAAGCAGTTTTCCTTCCCCGGCCACATCGGTAGCCACTGCACACCGGAAACCCCTGGCTCAATCCATGAGGGCGGCGAGCTGGGCTACGTGCTCTCCCACGCCTGCGGGGCGGTGTTCGACAACCCCAGCCTGATCGCCCTGGCCTGCGTCGGCGATGGCGAAGCGGAAACCGGGCCCTTGGCCACCAGCTGGCACATCAACAAGTTCCTCAACCCCGCATCCGACGGCGCCGTGCTGCCGGTGTTGCACCTCAACGGCTACAAAATCGCCAACCCCACCCTGCTGGCCCGCATCCCCAGGGAGGAGCTCGCCAGCTTGATGCGGGGCTACGGCTGGGAGCCCCTGTTTGTGGAAGGCAGCGAGCCGATGGCGATGCACCAAGCCATGGCAGCCGCCATGGACAGCGCCATAAACCGCATTCAAGAGGTGCAGGCGGAGGCCCGCCGCAGCGGCGATCCCAGCAACGTCAGCCGGCCCCGTTGGCCCATGATCGTGTTGCGATCGCCTAAAGGCTGGACAGGGCCGGCGGAGCTGAATGGCAAAAAGTTGGAAGGCTTCTGGCGCAGCCACCAAGTGCCCCTGCCCGATCCCAAGCGAGACCCGGCCCAGCTAGTGCAACTCGAGGCCTGGCTGCATAGCTACCGCCCCGGCGAACTCTTCGATGGACAGGGGAGCCTGATCGCCGAGCTGCGCGCCCTCTCGCCCATTGGCCAACGCCGCATGGGCTCCAATCCCCATGCCAATGGAGGGCTGCTGCGCCGCCGCCTGCACCTGCCGCCGATCAAAAACTATGCCGTGCCCGTCGAGCAGCCGGGCAGGCACGAGGCCGAAAACACCGCTCCCCTGGGGGAGCTGCTGCGCGATGCCATTGCCCTGAACCCCAATTCCGTGCGCGTGTTCGGACCGGATGAAACCGCCTCCAACCGGCTGCAAGCCATCTACGAGGTCAGCAAAAAGGTGTGGATGGAGGAATTTCTGCCGGAAGACCTCAACGGCAGCGAGCTCTCCCGCAGCGGCCGCGTTGTCGAGATGTTGAGCGAACACACCTTGGTGGGAATGATGGAGGGCTACCTACTCACCGGCCGCCATGGTTTTTTCCACACCTATGAGGCCTTCGCCCATGTGATTGCCTCGATGTTCAACCAACACGCCAAGTGGCTGGAATCCTGCATTCACCACGCCCCCTGGCGCGCACCGATTTCCCCCTGGAACTGCCTGATCTCCAGCACAGTGTGGCGCCAAGACCACAACGGCTTCACCCACCAAGACCCTGGCTTCATCGATCTCGCCGGCAACAAGAGTGGCGAGGTGGTGCGCGTCTACCTGCCGGCCGATGCCAACAGCCTGCTGGCTGTAGCTGAACAGGCGCTACAGGAAACGAACGTGTGCAACATCATCGTTTCTGACAAACAGAAACACCTGCAATATCTAACTCTCGAGCAGGCCCGGGCCCACGTGGCCAAGGGCATCGGCCTATGGAGCTGGGCGAGCAACGACGAGTGCGGCACTGAACCAGATGAGCCTGATGTGGTGATGGCCTGCGCGGGCGACATCCCTACCAAGGAAACCCTGGCCGCGGTTGAAATTCTGCGGCGTGAAATCCCGAGCCTAAAAATCCGAGTGCTCAATGTAGTGAAGCTGTTTGCTCTCACCACTCCGAGCGAACACCCCCACGGCCTCAGCGACCGGGACTTCGACAGCCTGTTCACCACAAACCAACCGGTGATCTTCAATTTTCACGGCTACCCTTGGCTAATCCACCGACTCACCTACCACCGCACCAACCACGTCAACTTCCATGTGCGCGGATATAAGGAGAAAGGAAACATCAACACCCCTCTGGAGCTGGCGATGAACAATCAGATCGACCGTTTCAACTTGGTTATTGATGTGATTGACCGGGTTGCGGGCCTGGGATCCCGCGCTGCCCACGTCAAAGAGCGCATGAAGGAGGCGATCTTGGCCAACCGGGCCCACGCCCATGAGCACGGCATGGATGCGGAGGATGTCACCAACTGGCGATGGAACCCACTGCCTACAGCGGCCCATGCGGGAGAATTACTCCAATGA
- a CDS encoding cation:proton antiporter yields the protein MVLPALLLEIGSHQAEVAETLISVGEFLVIFVAARLLAELMVRVQLPTILGELVAGVLIGVSGLHLIVPPETQVQLSSWGLGLLSSLADLSPEKVQEIYAETFPNLQAVSQIGLFALLFLTGLESELDELVAVGAQATTVAVTGVVLPFALGTAGLYYIFHVPLIPSIFAGAAMTATSIGITASVFGELKFLRTREGQTVIGAAVLDDILGIVILAVVVSLAGGEGFTVRPILKLVAAAAVFVAAALFLSRTAAPGFDWLLDQLKAPGEVVVAAFVVLSLCCFVAQAIGLEAALGAFAAGLILSSSKHTHAIQDTVKPLVALFATIFFVLIGTGMDLSVLNPLNPENREGLIVAAFLLTVAIAGKVATGWSYFSKEKTNRLVVGLGMMPRGEVGLIFLGLGTQAGLLTKPLEAAILLMVIGTTFLAPILLRLVLGGSAGGPDLDPLAEIPT from the coding sequence ATGGTTCTGCCAGCGCTTTTGCTTGAAATCGGCAGTCACCAAGCCGAAGTTGCTGAAACCCTGATTTCGGTGGGCGAGTTTCTGGTGATCTTCGTGGCGGCCAGGCTGCTGGCGGAGCTGATGGTGCGGGTGCAGCTGCCCACGATCCTGGGGGAGCTGGTAGCTGGCGTTCTGATTGGCGTTTCCGGCCTGCATTTGATCGTGCCGCCCGAAACCCAGGTCCAACTCAGCAGTTGGGGCTTGGGCTTGCTCAGCTCTCTGGCCGATCTCTCACCGGAAAAGGTGCAGGAGATCTACGCCGAGACCTTCCCGAATCTGCAAGCGGTCTCCCAGATCGGTCTGTTTGCCCTGTTGTTTCTCACCGGACTGGAAAGCGAGCTCGATGAGCTGGTAGCGGTGGGTGCCCAGGCCACCACCGTTGCCGTAACTGGGGTGGTGCTTCCCTTTGCCCTAGGCACTGCGGGCCTTTATTACATCTTCCATGTGCCCCTGATTCCGTCGATCTTCGCCGGTGCGGCGATGACTGCCACCAGCATCGGCATCACCGCCAGCGTGTTTGGTGAGTTGAAGTTTCTGCGCACCCGCGAGGGTCAGACGGTTATCGGCGCGGCCGTGCTCGACGACATTCTTGGCATCGTGATCCTTGCGGTGGTGGTGAGCCTGGCTGGCGGCGAGGGCTTCACCGTGCGCCCGATCCTGAAGTTGGTTGCGGCGGCAGCTGTGTTTGTGGCGGCGGCCCTGTTCCTGAGCCGCACTGCTGCTCCTGGGTTCGACTGGCTGCTCGATCAGCTCAAGGCCCCTGGCGAAGTGGTCGTGGCGGCTTTCGTGGTGTTGTCGCTCTGCTGTTTTGTGGCCCAGGCGATCGGCCTAGAAGCCGCTCTTGGCGCTTTCGCTGCAGGCTTAATTCTCAGCTCTTCTAAGCACACCCATGCGATCCAGGACACCGTTAAGCCCCTAGTTGCCCTGTTTGCCACGATCTTCTTTGTGCTGATTGGCACCGGTATGGATCTGTCGGTGCTCAATCCGCTGAACCCTGAAAACCGGGAGGGATTGATCGTGGCGGCCTTTCTGCTCACCGTGGCGATTGCCGGCAAGGTGGCAACCGGCTGGAGCTATTTCAGTAAGGAGAAAACCAACCGGTTGGTGGTGGGTTTGGGGATGATGCCTCGCGGCGAGGTGGGCTTGATTTTTCTTGGCCTGGGTACCCAGGCTGGGCTGCTTACCAAGCCGCTGGAGGCCGCAATCTTGCTGATGGTGATCGGCACCACCTTCCTGGCGCCGATCCTGCTCAGACTGGTGCTGGGTGGCAGCGCTGGAGGTCCGGATCTTGATCCACTTGCCGAAATTCCAACCTGA